A window of Daphnia pulicaria isolate SC F1-1A chromosome 4, SC_F0-13Bv2, whole genome shotgun sequence genomic DNA:
GGATTCTATCACTGTTCCCTCCGACTTGGGCTCCTCTTCCTGGACTTTTTCGATGGCGACCTCCACCGACtggacttcttcttctggggCCTGTCAATTTCAAAGAATAAGAGTTGGACAAAACTGGTTTGGCATTTGAATGAATTTAGATTTTTCGAATTTGCCGCCTTCAAACTGACCTTGGAAACGAGTAGTGAATCCTCCGGAGTCGCTGCTGGTACTGCCTGGGTTGTGACTGAAATACTTTCGTTTCTGGCTACGCTGGCTGAGTCAGCTGCTTCCATATTGGGCGCTGCTGATGTTGTTGCAGCTGCTGCTTCATCATCGACTTTCTGCTGCTGAGACTTTGACTCATCTCCAGCATCTCCCGCTGGCTGGGCCTCATCAGTATTCACGAGACTGGCCGACGCCTTTTTATCGTCGAAATCTTCGACCTTTTCCTTGAGGTCGGTGGACTCGGCGGCCGCTGTGGTGGTGGGGGTAGTCGTCGTcgatgtcgttgttgttgttgcttcgGTGGCCGGCGGTGAATCGTATTTGGAATTCCTGACGTTCGAATAATGGCTGATGATCAACGGGTAGGACCTTCCTCTTCCTTTATTCTCGGCCGTCTGTGGCCGGCCGACCGGGTACGGGCTGGCCAGCGTTATCGTCAAAGCCAAGAGAGTCAAGACTCGAATTGTAGCCTTGAGTACTGTcattttatctttcttttctctctccaaccTGCTGTCCAAATAGAGTTTGAAATTCAGGTCAGAAATCAATGGGGATAACAATATAGGACTCGAACCGCCTTAAACCACCTCCAGTTGTACTAGTTTCAATTGCACAATTTCATCCACCCCGCACCACCTGcgaaaatgtgtttttgttttcgtttgaaatttgaattcccGCGTTTAGAAAAAACGAATCTAAACTccccaacaagaaatggacagGATTcgcccagctgctgctgctgcccgtcGTCGTAATAttcctttcactttttcgCTTTGAGCATGTGACCTTCGTGGCGGGCACACGCTTAACATATACTACgactactacaacaacaatCCCTGGCACACAGATGCCATCCACTATTCGACCATCTTAACCGGTCTGAGAAaccaataactttttttttcagccaaCCCTTGGCTGGCCATGCGCTCATGATCGATCGTCTAcatcggccagcagcagcttgaCGGTTGACTATACTTCACAGGTGCCCAACAATGTGAATCTTCCAGTTTTCGCCCCgatgaaaatgaaagttcaatgTTAACTcgcaacaatttcaaacaaaccaaaaatccCGTTTCTTTAATTCTTTGGAACAGCTGCACCCATCGAAATGCAGTTGGTTGGAATTTAATGAGAGTAATTTAGAAGGGAATTAATAAGAaagtttgatttaaaaaaaacaaaaaaacaattcatgAATTATTGTACCTGCGTTAGAATGATTGGGATGTGTAGGGGTTGGGTTGGTTTGGTTTTATCACTCGATACTATCAAACTCTTGGTAGTCCCAGTTTGTTTGGGGTTTCAGCGACTGACTGTTGGACAAGAGCCATCGTGAGCCTTTTATAGACGCGCAAGTTTCTCAACTCGAGTCCTGTGCAACCGATTGGTTCTCACTCACGTccgaggaggaggtggtgggcGTACTTTTtctcgagtgtgtgtgtgtgggtgaaAAGTGTGTGTAGTAGTATTATTTTCTGGCGGGCAAGCCCAACGACAAAGTGATTGTATAGAGACTACAACTCACTTTTGGTTGGagtaaagaaggaaaaaaaaaagccaaattttaatttatggcACGTACAAATAATTCAGGAATGTGGAAGAATGTCAACTAGGGAGGTTCTTCACGCTCGTATACCCCCGCCAGCGTTCCATGACTTTCAaatctcgtttttattttctgttaaaattttaattctatATTTCCCATCAAGATTGTCTCGTTACAACTTTGCCAAGCGATGGCGATTTCTTGAAGCGAAAGTCGTAATGTGTAGGGGGGTCGTCGTTTCGGTTGGCATAGAAACGAAGGAAAATCACAGTTTTTTCGGCTGTCCCAATCAGCAAGTCGTAGAGCtcttatcttctttttttcttcttcttttggccgATTGTTGTGTGTGAGAGAGCAGCTCGAGTAATTATCGTCGCGCGTGAAATCGGAAAATGTCCCAAGGACGTTGCGTGTGGCGCTTTTAGGTCGCTTTCGCCCATGCCGAATTGCATTAGATATATCTATGGTAACCttatttgtttggttttgttttatttatttatttaaaaaaaaattttcattcactTCTATTCATTGCAGTTCCCATTTGGCAGTGACAGCGGGAGTGCCGATCACCCGCTGGAGTTTGAATCGTCGTCGGACGATAGCAGCGGGAGCAGCAGTGAATCCGCCCGGCGGCTAATTCGCGGCCTCCTCACCGTTGATCCGCCGAAACGAGTCCGCAGTCTACGGACGTTGAAAAATCACGCTTTCTACCATCATTTCGATTTCGAAGCGCTTGGTTCCAAAAAGGTACGTtacttttttataaaatttgcaAGTACTATCAAGTCGGTTGCCATGGAAACCGTAACACAACGCATTGCTTTGTCTCATGGGCTCCACCCTGAATTTTTGGAACTGAAACCAGTTTCATCCCTAGGATTCTAGTACTTTcagagttttaattttttgaaagttttCACGCGTTTTCTAGTATGTCAGTGCGGGCAACTGCACCGACAGTTAaaagtcaaaaacaaaataaaagaatgaatCGGCCATCATTGATAAAAATTTCAgacgtaataaaaataaaagagatttGGCCATTAGATTGGATGTGTGTTCATCATcccctattttattttgcagGTGGATCCTTTCCCTTTGCTGGCCAAGCAACGAGAAAAGCGCCGGTGTATTCCGGATGAAATCGAGGCTGCAATTAGTTTCGACTAGGACAACTGTTTAGTGAACGTTTGtgccttttttgttgttgttgctgtgatGATATTCGAGTTTGGTTTTGACAGTTGATATTGGAAAATACAAGTCATgggaaatgtttgattttgtGAATGGATCGGTTGTAAATTGAGTTCGACACCAATGGTCGGCGGTCCCTAAAACCAAGGCagtggaaaacaaaacaaaaaacagcaaAGAAGTGGAACCGCACATATGACGGTCACACTACACATTTTGACGGGGGAAATAATGTGAAAGGAATGATGCTTTcagaaaagaaagtgaaaagaaatggataGCCTCATCACGACTGCGCCTCGGTGGAGCGTTGAGTCTTTTTAATAGAGACCGCATTTTTATTACGTTTTAGGGCCTAGTATATAAATgtgttttttgaaattcccaaAAGTGATgttgcgttatcgtttgattCTATTTCTGATTCTAATGACTCCCGATTTTCGTGACTCGCGTAGTGCCACCTAGGAATAGGGACAACAACTGACGATTATGTAACCAATTATTGAATGAATGGTTTTCGAAATGATTGTACATTTAAACATTTAGTTGAAATCGATATAATCAATTTCTACAACCTActgtgtatttttaaaaataaaaatattggaaaCTGCGACACCGATCGTTAGATGTCATTTCACGCTGTTCGAGCAGACGAATTTGACCGCAAGAAAGTGTCGTGTGATTTTTCTTAGGTGAAAACCGATAAAACCGCatctttgttaaaaaaaaatatttgaaagtgccttttctttccttctaatAACCTTCATTTACAAGgttgaatattttcatttctctttgcaagaaatttcGCGTGCAATGGCAGGTGCTGGTAATCGAGTGTTGTCTGGTACGGATCGAGCCCTCGACTTACTTCGCTCACTACCACGACTCTCTCTCGGAAATATGAAGAGTAACCCAAAGGCTTATAAACAGGTATATGTcgctttaaaaagaaaataacttgaatgcataaaatcttcatcatcatGATATTTTGTCTCAGCCAAAACGTGGAAGAGGAATATATGGGGGCGGTAAACATGGAGCTGGAAATAAAGGTTCAGGCCAAAGACAAAATTTCATGAGGCTTGGCTATGAAACGGGAAACAATCCATTTTACTTGAGAGTCCCCAAAGAACCGTACTACAAAGGGCACCAGTAAGTGTTCACCATTAACCATATTTGCAAATAGTTTGCTTTGCATTTCTATAATCTATTTTATGTTTCTTGCAGCTTGAAGCGTGAATATCCACCAATCTCCCTTCTGCAGCTGCAGACAATGATTGACACTGGGCGAGTGGATACCTCTAAACCTCTAGATTTGGTTGCACTGTGCAACTCAAAACTTTTCCTCTTATCTCCattggaaaaacaatttgggttCCAACTCACTGATGAAGGCCTTGACAATTTCAAGGGTAAGGTGAATATTGAAGTGCAACACGCTTCGGAGCAAGTTATTGCAGCCATCGAAAGGAACGGCGGAGTCATAACTACTGCATTCTATGATCCTGTTTCCTTACTGGCTATGCGCGATCCcatgaaatttttcattaGCGGTAAAACATAAACATATCAATCActttaatttacaaaaaaataataaactctaATTTAaacgtaatttttattttaggaaTTCCCATACCAAAGAGACAAATGCCACCAGAAGATGCGATTGAATACTACACTGATCCCAGGAATCGAGGATACTTGGCTGATCCCGATTTGGTCGCATTGGAGCGCTTTAAGTTAGCTCAAAAATACGGTTATGAGCTACCAGATTTGAAAAACGATCCAGAGCTTGCCATGCTGCTTGAACGAAAAGATCCTCGACAAATATTTTACGGTCTCAATCCTGGTTGGGTAGTAAACCTGAAAGACAAGAAGATTTTCGAACCAGAAGATGAGAAATTGCTCGAGTACTATAAAACGTGAATGAAATCTTTATTATCTGTTGGACCAGCTGATAGCAGTATCAATACAAAATAGTGTTCTTCTAATCCATCCAATAATAGGCTGATATAATATTGCTCACAGTCACGAATGCACGGTTTTAAATTTAGTTTATTAGTAATGCAATATCCAGCCTTGAAATCGTTTGTTGGTATCAACGTGttaaatgtaaatttaatgAATGTTGAAATGGTATTTACGGATTCTGGGAACTTGGCCCAGTGGCCCAGCAGGAAGCAGGCCAGCACATACTGTTAATAAGCAACAATTTGGTATCTGGCAACGTCTTGTACTGGACAGCAAGAGCAAAGTCTGATAAACAGCAATCGTGTGTCAAAATCTCACCGTAACAAAACATTTACAGTTATCGCCATAATGACTCGCCCGAGACAATGACGAAAAGTGACTCACAACAACTTAATTTTCATCATGGCGAAATCCCAGGATTTAGATATATTGGAATCTACAGCTTACAGACAACGAAATGGTAGAAGTTTTTGCGGCCCTGGCCAACTTTCTTCTCATCAGCAACAACTTTATTCGCCTCAAAGTGTTTTCTTAACATCGTCAGAAGATTCATCGTTTACGTTTGTACTATCCGATTTGCCTAAATCAAGTGCAAATAGCACAGTAATTCAAAACAAGCCTCAGCAGATGCAGTCATACGGTAACTACTCCACTGGCAGACACAATTCGGCAGCAGAAACAAACCAATCCTACTACACTACCAGTGATCAGAGTTACAGAACTCTCCCCCAAAAATACCACTCCAAAGGACATTTGGATTCCTCCACAACTGCCGAACCAGGCCTTGTTAACTATACATCTACTCTCGAATCACGAAAACCACAGCAGCATCCCCACAAATTGAAAGGCAGCAATCTTCACACAAATTTGATAGAATTCGGTTCACCACCAAGTAGTCCTCTCAAATCACCCACTGATACCCGGCAGGCCTATCATTATGCTGTTCCAGGTAAATATACATAAAATACTTTTGTGTGTTTTCCTAGTTGATGAATTAATATTAGCTACCGACCATGTAACAGAACAAAATCAATGTGTTTCTTACAATGAAAATAGTAATATCATATTACTTTTTCCATTCTCTTTTTGATCACCAtgcattttttaatataaatcatggCCTGCCCTAACTAGATCCTaaaatttcctatttttagCCAAATGAAGCTAGGGCTTGAGTTCTAATAATAGTCAGTATGAGGCTGTCCTGGGTTCAACAAACATGTTTTAGTTCTTATtctgttttttaattcttatttctttcaacCTAAGCTTCCAGGCAAAGGCTTGAAAGTTCATCTTCAGTCAACAGTGACTCTTTGGCACAAGAGTTCTCCCAGTTGGCGAGCGATCTACACGATGGAATGGAAGTAGGTTCCTTGGTAGAAGTGTCGTTCGGCGGCCGGCAGCTATTCGGTGTAGTGCGCTGGTGTGGAAAACCTAGAAACAAGTCGGAGCAAGGTCTAGTCGGAGTTGAGCTGGTACAGTATAATTTCTTGGCAGACAAATTACtgacttttaaaataaaacaatggtTACCTATTTCAGGAGTGTGATATTGACGAAGGATCGGATGGCAGTTACTTGGGCCAACAATTCTTTCGTTGTGCACCCGGAAGAGGTGTGTTCGTCCCTTTCAGGCATTGCAGAGCTGACTCGAGGTTTAGCAGCTCCTGCGATGTGACTAGGACCTCTATGTACGGGCGAAATCATGATCTACCGTCTGAAATAGGTATCATGACGTCGTTTGTGATTTTACCGAGGAAAGTTTACGATGAATTTGTCGATCATTAGAATATGGAGGACCAGAATGTCCATCGGTGTGCGGTGAAATCCCACCCGTCGGTCAATTCGGCGATTGGAGTAAGCTGACTGGAAAATTCCGTGGAATCCAGGGTCATCACAATTCTTGCTACCTGGACGCCACGTTGTTCAGCATGTTCACTTTCACCAGGTGAACGAGCAtgattttaaatgaaagaGCTTGAATGTTACTAAACGTATTTATGGCTGGCCAGCATATTCGACGGCTTGCTTTATCGACCCCCAACGCGTAACGATATACCGCAATATGAGGAAGTTCAAAggattttgaaagaagaaatcgtGAACCCCTTACGTCAGAATCACTACGTCCGGGCAGATAAAGTTATGAAACTGCGCCGTCTCCTTCAGAAATTGGGGTCTGTCAAAGGTCTAACTAATGAAGAGAAAGGTGAGCTCAGAGAAACACGTGTTATGTAAGATTATCCTAACAATGGTTTCCATGGCCTATTTATATTTTCCTTATCAGATCCAGAAGAGTTTCTTCATTGTCTGCTGTCACAAACGCTCAAAGCGGAACCGTTTTTGAAATTAAGCTCTGGGCAAGAGGCTTATCACCATCAGCTTTTCGTTGAGAAAGACGAAAAACTCGTGATGCCTACCGTCCAACAGCTCTTTGAGCAAAGTTTTCTTTCCAGCGGCATCAAACTAAAAGAAGTAATCCTGCTTTAATATTCGTTATTTTTCTACTCGAGCTAATTCTGACCAATTCGATAGGTTCCTCCGGCACTTATTATTCAAATGCCCCGCTTCGGGAAATCTTACAAAATGTATCCCTATGTTCTTCCGTCCTCCTTGCTGGACATAACAGACGTATTGGAAAATTGTAAGCCCTAACATAAGCACGACTTAATACCAATGATCCTATTATATAAATTCTtggaacttctttttttctttcttagccCCTCGTCAGTGCATCGTGTGCGGCCATCTAGCCGAAATGGAATGCCAGCAATGTCTCGGCCAATGTGGCTCCGGCTTGGAAAGTATCGCATTTTGTGCGCCGTGCCTCTACAAGGTATAATAAGTTTTATGTCTTTATGTTCTACACGCAAACTTTCTCCTGATGAAAGAATTTTTCTCTACAGGTCCACAGTCATAAAAAGCGAACCACTCATCAGGCCCAGCCTTTGCAGGTTCCTGCGGATTACGCTGCCTTGCAGGAACACTGCGTTATACCGCGAATGTACATGGAGTTGTTTGCTGTCGTATGTATCGCTACAAGCCATTACGTCGCATTCGTCAAGTGCGGGCCAGGCCCTGACGCTCCTTGGTGTTTCTTCGACTCGATGGCCGACCGTAAAGGTGAACAAAATGGGTTCAACATACCCGAGGTCATTACATGTCCTGATTTGCCGCGATGGCTTTCAGACGAATGGGACAAGCAACTGTTGTCCAACAGCTCTGatccttcttcctcctcctcttcaagCAATCCGCCAGGCACTGGTCTTCCGGACTATGTCCGTCGCCTATTTTCCGACGCCTACATGTGCCTTTACCAAAGCCCTGATCTTATGTTATACCGCTAAgtatttaaaacaattttctgccagtttttgttgtttttttggttttcctgcCGTTGTCACTGATGAGCGAGCACTTTGTAAAAGCGAATCTCGCATCAGTTGCACTTTCACCCCTTGCCTGCTCTTTCTGGCTACCTGCTCGTTGCACAATAATGATAACATTACCCAAAACGTTACAGGTGATGGAcacattgtaaaaaaattgttgataaACGAGGGATTGGAAATTATTACAGTATCAACTAAATGACTATATTAATGTTTTTGCTAATTGAAACCTCCAAAAGATTGTACCATCATAAATCAATGTAACAAAGTATCGTCAAAACCATCTTCGGACCGCGAATCATATCGCTCAAGAGATGGATATTTCTCGAGGATTATGGAGTATGCCTGACAGATGCGATTGAACTCTTCGATGCTCAGCTCAAAGGGTCTCAATGTTCCATCAACGTCGGCCAGTTGAAGAAGTTTGTGGGTCTGCTCATCTCTCATGGAACTAGGAAACAGCGTCTCCAGACCACGTCGGCAATATTTCTGTCGAAACGAGAAGGTGTTGCGGGCGACTTTTTCAACCAGTTTGAAGGGAGCTTGGATCTTGGGGGTAGCGAGAGGAGTGAAATGCACCACACCAACATCGACATTCGGCTTTGGAACAAAGGCTTTACCTATagataagatttttaaaaacatattttaaacGTTCAAGGAAATTGAGTTGAAGATTAAGTTGAAAATAAGCACCAGGAATCGTGAATTTGTGTTCGACATAGCAGAGATGTTGAACCATAACTGACAGTCTGCAGCGTTCTCGAGATCCAATTTTTGCCACCATCCTCTCAGCTACTTCTTTCTGGAAAGTAAGAGTCATGGGTACTCTTCCGTGAACCCAGGCATTTGATctgtaagtaaaataaatgtaatatTTGTTAAGGAATGAAAACTATTGAATAAATTACCGTTCTGAAATTGCTTTCAACCATCTAATTATGAGAGGTGTGGCAATGTTGAAGGGTAAGTTGCCGATGATATGAATGTTGGGAGGTTGATCGTTCCAATCACGTTTGGATTCTTCTGGAAAGGCATTTGTCAAGTTGTGACTAAGAACGTCaccccacacgattgacatccTATCACCACTGGCTTCAGCCAACATCtcca
This region includes:
- the LOC124337338 gene encoding uncharacterized protein LOC124337338, whose amino-acid sequence is MGNRATHQETCDRAVSHHDFEEKSLSHFFYDPLASFRVNNGRTFLKSRKKTNYSQAKTVWPLPNHEVPFFPEFPIRSGTSEHSFNVILVVSSGAFGKVLQVIHKNDAKNYAMKIMSKSMIFKENLVHQVKTEAQIQVMCDHHPFLVHGPFRWQNKRNLFIVTDFIEGGDLQQMWQNTGSFHEDLIKIYVAEVALVLDFLHNAGIIYRDLKMENLLIDGSGHLKLIDFGLSKWLSFGDRCHTICGTRQYMAPEILRPEPYTHSVDWWSLGILFYALLQGKFPFGSDSGSADHPLEFESSSDDSSGSSSESARRLIRGLLTVDPPKRVRSLRTLKNHAFYHHFDFEALGSKKVYPKRGRGIYGGGKHGAGNKGSGQRQNFMRLGYETGNNPFYLRVPKEPYYKGHHLKREYPPISLLQLQTMIDTGRVDTSKPLDLVALCNSKLFLLSPLEKQFGFQLTDEGLDNFKGKVNIEVQHASEQVIAAIERNGGVITTAFYDPVSLLAMRDPMKFFISGIPIPKRQMPPEDAIEYYTDPRNRGYLADPDLVALERFKLAQKYGYELPDLKNDPELAMLLERKDPRQIFYGLNPGWVVNLKDKKIFEPEDEKLLEYYSSPPSSPLKSPTDTRQAYHYAVPASRQRLESSSSVNSDSLAQEFSQLASDLHDGMEVGSLVEVSFGGRQLFGVVRWCGKPRNKSEQGLVGVELECDIDEGSDGSYLGQQFFRCAPGRGVFVPFRHCRADSRFSSSCDVTRTSMYGRNHDLPSEIEYGGPECPSVCGEIPPVGQFGDWSKLTGKFRGIQGHHNSCYLDATLFSMFTFTSIFDGLLYRPPTRNDIPQYEEVQRILKEEIVNPLRQNHYVRADKVMKLRRLLQKLGSVKGLTNEEKDPEEFLHCLLSQTLKAEPFLKLSSGQEAYHHQLFVEKDEKLVMPTVQQLFEQSFLSSGIKLKEVPPALIIQMPRFGKSYKMYPYVLPSSLLDITDVLENSPRQCIVCGHLAEMECQQCLGQCGSGLESIAFCAPCLYKVHSHKKRTTHQAQPLQVPADYAALQEHCVIPRMYMELFAVVCIATSHYVAFVKCGPGPDAPWCFFDSMADRKGEQNGFNIPEVITCPDLPRWLSDEWDKQLLSNSSDPSSSSSSSNPPGTGLPDYVRRLFSDAYMCLYQSPDLMLYR
- the LOC124337100 gene encoding dimethyladenosine transferase 1, mitochondrial-like; translation: MSTVPLISRLPPLPAVRDLLNLYHLQAVKQLSQNFLIDPKLTSKLVSAAGKITNGYVCEVGPGAGSLTRVILSRNVNKLVVVEKDKRFQPPLEMLAEASGDRMSIVWGDVLSHNLTNAFPEESKRDWNDQPPNIHIIGNLPFNIATPLIIRWLKAISERSNAWVHGRVPMTLTFQKEVAERMVAKIGSRERCRLSVMVQHLCYVEHKFTIPGKAFVPKPNVDVGVVHFTPLATPKIQAPFKLVEKVARNTFSFRQKYCRRGLETLFPSSMRDEQTHKLLQLADVDGTLRPFELSIEEFNRICQAYSIILEKYPSLERYDSRSEDGFDDTLLH